The following is a genomic window from Phycisphaerae bacterium.
CTCGAAACGCTGATCGTTCACCGACGGACTCCCGTATCACTCACACGACCCCGGCGGTAAACTGTCGGGGTCGTTCTCTTCGTACCTTGCAGAGTTGAACCCCACAAGCCTCGAGGCGCAGTCATGGCAGAGAACAGCAAAGTACGCGTGGCCATCGTGGGCGCTACCGCATACACCTCCCGGGAAACGATCCGCTGGCTGTTGGTCCATCCCGGAGTCGATATCGTCGCCCTCTGCTCGCGCCGCGATCCGCAGCCGCGCATCGACGAGGTCTTCCCGGAACTGGCCGGCCGTCTCGAATTGCGCTGCGAACCGATCGACGCCTCCGCCCTCAAGGGTCGGGTCGACGTCGTCATGATGTGCCTGCCCAACGGCTTGACCATGGACCTCGCCCCCAGGCTGCTCGACGCCGGCATTCGGGTGATCGATTTCTCCGCCGACTACCGCCTCAAGGAGCCGGCCGAGTACCAGCAGTGGTACGGCAAAGAGCACACCGATCTGGGCAACCTCGCCCGGGCGGTCTACGGATTGCCCGAGGTCTATCGCGAAAAGATCCGCACCGCCGCCCTGATCGCCAATCCCGGCTGCTATCCCACGTCGGCCGCCCTGGGCATCATTCCCCTGCTTCGCGCGGGGCTGATCGAGGCCAAGGACATTATCGTGGACGCGGCCAGCGGCATCAGCGGCGCGGGTCGCGACCCGAAACCCGAGCACCACTTCCCCGAACGCCACGAGACTTTCGAGGCCTACAAGATCGGCGAGCATCGCCACATGGTCGAGATCGAACGGACCCTCGATCCCTACGTGCGGGCCAGCAAGTCGTCGGTAATCTTCACCCCACACCTGATCCCGATGGAACGAGGGATCCTCTCGACTATCTACCTGCACCCGCGTCAGCCGGTCTCGACCGAGCACGTCATGCAGGTACTTGCCGAGACCTATCAGAACGAGCCGTTCGTGCGGCTTCGCAAAAGCCCACCCCGGACGGGCGACGTGGCTCGGACCAACTTCTGCGACTTGACTGCACGAGTGGTCAAGTCGCGGATCATCGTGCTTTCAGCCATCGACAACATGGTCAAGGGGGCCGCCGGGCAGGCGATTCAGAACATGAATATCATGTTCGGACGGAAGGAGACAGAGGGCCTTGTCTAATCACACCATTACAGCACCGAGAGGCTTCGAGGCCGGCGCGGCCATGGCCGGCATCAAGCACGCCAACCGGCTCGACGTCGGCGTCATCGCCAGCGAGGTTCCTTGCACGGCCGCCGCAGTGTTCACACGCAACCGGTTCTGCGGGGCGCCGGTCATCGTGGGTCGCGAGCACACCCGCGACGGGTGCCTGCACGCCGTCGTGGTCAATAGCGGCTGCTCGAACGTGGCTACCGGCAGGCGGGGCGTGGCCGACGCCCGGGCGATGTGCCGCAGGGTAGCCGAGGGAATCGGCGTGGACGAGACCGACGTGTTGCCGTCGAGCACCGGCGTGATCGGTCAGTTCCTCCCGATGGACAAGATCCTCAAGGGTATCGACAGGGCGGTGGAGGCCTTGTCTGGGTCGGCTCGGGCCGGGTTGTCATTCGCGCGGGCGATCATGACCACGGACCTGAAGGTCAAGCAGGCCACCGCTCGATTCAAGATCGGCAAAGAGATCGTGACCGTCGCCGGTTGCTGCAAGGGCAGCGGGATGATCGCCCCGAACATGGCCACGATGCTGGCCTATCTCACCACGGACGCCGGCGTGCCGGCCGCCAGGCTGCGTACATTCCTCAAGGCAGCGATCGAGCCGACGTTCAACCGCGTGACCGTCGATGAGTGCGAGTCGACCAGCGATACGGTGACGATCATGGCCAGCGGCCTGGCCCTGCCGCTGGATTCGAGGAAGGCGGAGATCTGCTTTGCCGTGGCTCTGGGTGAAGTCTGCGAGTCGCTCGCCTATCAGATCGCAGCCGACGGAGAAGGGGCCACACGCGTGCTGGAAGTGAGTGTGACCGGAGCGAAGACGCACGCCGATGCCCATGCCGCCGCGCGCACGATCGCGGTCAGTCCGCTGGTCAAGACCGCCGTCCACGGCGGAGACCCGAACTGGGGGCGGATCGTGCAGGCCTTGGGGCAGACCAGGGTCGCCTACCAGCCCGAGCGCGTGGTCATCCGGCTGGACAAGACGACACTCTTCAGAAAAGGGGCCCCGGCGCCGGGTCTGGACAAACGCAAGCTGAGCCGCATGATGCTGCAGAGGCACGTGAGCATTGCCGTTGACCTCGGCGCCGGCAAGGCCTGTGATCGGGTCCTGACCTGTGATCTGTCGCGGGACTACATCAAGATCAACGCGGACTACACGACCTGAGCCTGTCCAGGTGGATCGACCGGCCGCTGAGCAGCTGACCGCGGCGGAGCTGGCGAGAGAGCCGCATCGTGTTGAACGTTAACCGGTTCTTCCAGCGATGCCCGAGCGAGGCGACGTGCTGAGGTTCATCCGCTGCATACGGGGCGACGACTGCGCCGTGTAGGCCTTGATCGAGATTGAACGCGCATGCACTGATCGCCGACCGTAGACTGCCGATTGACGATCGCCCCGTTCCCCAATTCGGCTTTCGGCGCTGGGGTTCTCGGCTCTCACTCCGTTCCGGTCCGGTGGGGCGGAATGAGTCGTTCCCGGCCGGGACGGTGGAGATACACCTGGCCGTCCTGGACCACCAGGTGGCCCTTGGCGAAGAGGCGGATGGCGGCCGGATAGGCGATGCACTCCTGGGCGAAGACGCGTTCCGCCAGCGTGTCGGGCGTGTCGCCGGGGAGGACCGGCACCTTCCGCTGCATGATGATCGGGCCGGCATCGTATTCGTTGTTGGCGAGATGGACGGTGCAGCCGCTCTCGCTCTCACCGGCCGCCAGCACCGACTCGTGCACGTGGTGCCCGTAGAACCCCTTTCCGCCATGCTTGGGCAGCAGGGCGGGATGAATGTTCATGACCTTGCCCAGCCAGCGGTCGGGGATCTGCCAGAAGCACGTCCACCCCGCCTGGCAGACCAGGCCAACCCGATGCGCGTCCAGCGTCTCGGCGATCCTTCGGCTAAACTCGTCGAGGTCCGGGTAATCCTGGGTGCGGATAATGGCCAGCGGTAGCCCAGCCGCCCGCGCCCGCTCGACGCCCTTGACCTTGGACAGCGATGAGATCACCACCGCGATCTCGACGTCCAGCTCGCCGTGTCTGATGCGGTCGATCAGGTTCTGCAGCGATCGTCCCCCGCCGGAGATAAGGACCGCGATTCGAAGACGTTCGCTCTGGGATGTCATGATGGCACACCTGCCCTGCGGTCGCGTTCATGATGCAATCAGACCACCTCGATCGAAAACTGGACCTGAACGCCTTCCACT
Proteins encoded in this region:
- a CDS encoding N-acetyl-gamma-glutamyl-phosphate reductase, whose protein sequence is MAENSKVRVAIVGATAYTSRETIRWLLVHPGVDIVALCSRRDPQPRIDEVFPELAGRLELRCEPIDASALKGRVDVVMMCLPNGLTMDLAPRLLDAGIRVIDFSADYRLKEPAEYQQWYGKEHTDLGNLARAVYGLPEVYREKIRTAALIANPGCYPTSAALGIIPLLRAGLIEAKDIIVDAASGISGAGRDPKPEHHFPERHETFEAYKIGEHRHMVEIERTLDPYVRASKSSVIFTPHLIPMERGILSTIYLHPRQPVSTEHVMQVLAETYQNEPFVRLRKSPPRTGDVARTNFCDLTARVVKSRIIVLSAIDNMVKGAAGQAIQNMNIMFGRKETEGLV
- the argJ gene encoding bifunctional glutamate N-acetyltransferase/amino-acid acetyltransferase ArgJ — its product is MSNHTITAPRGFEAGAAMAGIKHANRLDVGVIASEVPCTAAAVFTRNRFCGAPVIVGREHTRDGCLHAVVVNSGCSNVATGRRGVADARAMCRRVAEGIGVDETDVLPSSTGVIGQFLPMDKILKGIDRAVEALSGSARAGLSFARAIMTTDLKVKQATARFKIGKEIVTVAGCCKGSGMIAPNMATMLAYLTTDAGVPAARLRTFLKAAIEPTFNRVTVDECESTSDTVTIMASGLALPLDSRKAEICFAVALGEVCESLAYQIAADGEGATRVLEVSVTGAKTHADAHAAARTIAVSPLVKTAVHGGDPNWGRIVQALGQTRVAYQPERVVIRLDKTTLFRKGAPAPGLDKRKLSRMMLQRHVSIAVDLGAGKACDRVLTCDLSRDYIKINADYTT
- the purN gene encoding phosphoribosylglycinamide formyltransferase, with the protein product MTSQSERLRIAVLISGGGRSLQNLIDRIRHGELDVEIAVVISSLSKVKGVERARAAGLPLAIIRTQDYPDLDEFSRRIAETLDAHRVGLVCQAGWTCFWQIPDRWLGKVMNIHPALLPKHGGKGFYGHHVHESVLAAGESESGCTVHLANNEYDAGPIIMQRKVPVLPGDTPDTLAERVFAQECIAYPAAIRLFAKGHLVVQDGQVYLHRPGRERLIPPHRTGTE